From a single Polynucleobacter asymbioticus QLW-P1DMWA-1 genomic region:
- the cysS gene encoding cysteine--tRNA ligase yields the protein MLQIYNTLSRSKQVFKPIVPGKVKMYVCGMTVYDFCHIGHARVMIVFDMVVRWLRASGYEVQYVRNITDIDDKIIKRALENSEPISALTNRFIAAMHADSDELGLMHPDQEPRATDYIQQMQGMIGKLIENELAYQGEDGDVNFAVRLLPRYGQLSGKTLDELNAGERVAIGGGKRDPLDFVLWKSAKPEEPADTRWNSPWGEGRPGWHIECSAMSCDLLGAHFDIHGGGADLQFPHHENEIAQSEGALYGQNRQENDAPFVNYWMHNGHIRVNEEKMSKSLGNFFLIRDVLKSFDPEVVRFFMLKAHYRSPINYSDAQLEEARSGLTRLYTALTHIPEVDTVPIDLQNPWAKRFADAMNDDFNTPEAIAVLFDLASEVNRAQGAEKQMLAGLLKSLGGTLNFLQRDPTNFLQAGSKDQSGLSSEQIEEHIAARVAAKQAKDFAKADGIRKALLEQGVVLEDKPGGITEWRRA from the coding sequence ATGCTGCAAATCTATAACACCCTTAGCCGTTCAAAACAGGTATTTAAGCCCATTGTGCCGGGCAAGGTGAAGATGTACGTCTGCGGCATGACCGTGTATGACTTCTGCCATATAGGCCATGCCAGGGTCATGATCGTATTTGATATGGTAGTCCGCTGGTTACGGGCCAGTGGGTATGAGGTCCAATATGTGCGCAATATTACCGATATTGACGACAAAATCATTAAGCGCGCGCTTGAAAATAGCGAGCCCATTTCTGCCTTAACAAACCGCTTCATTGCTGCTATGCATGCCGACTCGGATGAGCTTGGCTTAATGCATCCAGACCAAGAGCCACGTGCTACTGATTACATCCAACAGATGCAGGGAATGATTGGCAAGCTGATTGAAAATGAATTGGCTTACCAAGGCGAAGATGGAGACGTCAATTTTGCAGTGCGTCTCTTGCCCCGGTATGGTCAACTCTCAGGCAAGACCTTGGATGAGCTCAATGCTGGTGAGCGCGTAGCAATCGGTGGAGGAAAACGAGATCCACTTGATTTTGTTTTATGGAAAAGCGCTAAACCAGAAGAGCCAGCAGATACCCGCTGGAATTCACCATGGGGTGAAGGTCGTCCTGGTTGGCATATTGAATGTTCAGCAATGTCATGTGACTTGCTAGGAGCGCATTTTGATATTCATGGGGGCGGTGCTGATTTACAGTTCCCGCATCATGAGAATGAGATTGCGCAAAGTGAAGGTGCTTTGTATGGACAAAATCGCCAAGAGAATGATGCGCCTTTTGTGAACTACTGGATGCATAACGGACACATTCGTGTCAATGAAGAGAAAATGTCCAAGTCTTTGGGTAATTTCTTTTTGATTCGAGATGTATTAAAAAGTTTTGATCCAGAAGTAGTGCGCTTTTTTATGCTCAAAGCACATTACCGCAGCCCTATTAACTACAGTGATGCTCAGCTTGAAGAGGCGCGTTCAGGATTAACCCGGTTATATACCGCTTTAACCCATATTCCCGAAGTTGACACGGTCCCGATCGATCTACAGAACCCTTGGGCAAAACGCTTTGCTGATGCCATGAATGATGACTTCAATACCCCCGAAGCCATTGCGGTACTGTTTGACTTAGCAAGTGAAGTCAATCGCGCTCAGGGTGCCGAAAAGCAAATGCTTGCTGGTTTGTTGAAGTCTTTAGGTGGGACCTTGAATTTTTTGCAACGTGATCCGACTAACTTTTTGCAAGCAGGATCAAAGGATCAATCCGGTCTAAGTAGCGAGCAAATTGAAGAACACATTGCTGCACGTGTTGCTGCAAAGCAGGCTAAAGATTTTGCAAAAGCAGATGGCATTCGTAAAGCGCTACTCGAACAAGGAGTGGTTCTGGAAGATAAGCCTGGCGGCATCACAGAGTGGCGTAGAGCTTAG
- a CDS encoding tetratricopeptide repeat protein encodes MFATLKAPIPAFFKAFAIAASILAISGCSTPGQQLADTEIAAVNKQDAKSPEAQPQAYLGAYGAPGAPRLSTDSPYDPLNPELSETVAIPFLSFLIIEPDPVTKNAVPSDVEKLVKAGKYPDAINLINTHLKKNPRNVQLRFVKARIQIEMRDYDQAKKTLIEITQQFPELPEPYNNLAAIAANQGKWIEARDYLELALKLRPSYSIASANLGEVYVRLGAKAYEDAAQNTQLNQRLYANRAKALMNLLKPQARAVNTPTMNSPTNSPESK; translated from the coding sequence ATGTTTGCCACCCTCAAAGCACCTATCCCCGCCTTTTTTAAGGCTTTTGCTATTGCAGCCAGTATTTTGGCTATATCAGGGTGTAGCACCCCAGGCCAACAACTGGCCGATACAGAAATAGCTGCTGTTAATAAGCAAGATGCTAAGTCACCTGAAGCACAACCCCAGGCCTATTTAGGCGCCTATGGAGCGCCAGGCGCCCCAAGATTGTCTACAGACTCGCCATATGACCCTCTGAATCCTGAACTCTCTGAAACAGTTGCCATTCCTTTTCTCTCTTTTTTAATTATTGAACCGGACCCCGTCACTAAAAATGCCGTGCCATCAGATGTAGAAAAACTTGTTAAGGCCGGCAAATATCCAGATGCGATTAATTTAATTAATACACATCTTAAAAAGAATCCACGCAATGTTCAGCTTCGCTTTGTTAAGGCGCGTATTCAAATTGAGATGCGTGACTACGACCAGGCCAAGAAAACCTTAATTGAAATTACCCAGCAATTCCCAGAATTACCTGAACCCTACAACAACCTCGCTGCTATAGCAGCCAACCAAGGCAAATGGATAGAAGCAAGAGACTACTTAGAGCTTGCTCTCAAGTTGCGCCCAAGCTATAGCATTGCTTCGGCAAACTTAGGTGAGGTTTATGTGCGCTTAGGGGCTAAAGCCTATGAGGATGCTGCCCAAAACACCCAACTAAATCAACGCCTTTATGCTAATCGCGCCAAGGCATTAATGAATCTATTAAAGCCTCAGGCTAGAGCAGTCAATACACCAACAATGAATTCCCCCACTAACTCACCAGAAAGTAAATAG
- a CDS encoding tyrosine-type recombinase/integrase: MNSYLFPSSLHKERALSNMALLSMMRKMPKYADFVPHGFKSTFRDWAAETTEYSNETVELALAHTIQNKVEAAYRRQDQLEKRVCLMSDWEGFIEKRMENLSGKEVSL; encoded by the coding sequence GTGAACTCTTATTTATTCCCTAGCTCTCTCCATAAGGAGCGCGCTCTATCCAATATGGCTCTGCTCTCCATGATGAGAAAGATGCCTAAGTACGCAGACTTTGTGCCACATGGTTTTAAATCAACATTTCGTGACTGGGCTGCCGAGACTACTGAATACTCGAATGAGACTGTTGAGTTAGCTTTAGCGCATACGATTCAGAATAAGGTAGAAGCGGCCTATAGAAGGCAAGATCAGCTAGAAAAACGGGTTTGCTTGATGAGCGACTGGGAGGGCTTTATAGAAAAACGCATGGAGAATCTGTCCGGTAAAGAGGTGTCCCTTTGA
- a CDS encoding Arm DNA-binding domain-containing protein, whose protein sequence is MGISNGGREIKGLKLTRFTARGILAIHQPRWYADLETRGLYLRVFAGSDEPSRSWLYRFTSLVSGKRRAMGLGSLDICSLANARQKSLGLRRAIFDGLDPIDQHQEKKLGVKESSTI, encoded by the coding sequence ATGGGCATAAGTAATGGCGGACGAGAAATAAAAGGGCTAAAACTCACCAGATTTACAGCCAGAGGGATTCTCGCCATTCACCAACCAAGATGGTATGCCGACCTAGAAACAAGGGGTTTGTACTTGAGAGTATTCGCGGGCTCCGACGAACCTTCCCGAAGTTGGCTCTATAGGTTTACCAGTCTAGTTAGCGGCAAAAGACGGGCAATGGGTCTGGGATCTCTTGATATTTGCTCATTAGCCAATGCCAGACAAAAGTCTTTAGGCCTCAGAAGAGCCATTTTTGATGGGCTTGATCCCATTGACCAGCACCAAGAAAAGAAATTGGGCGTAAAGGAATCCTCGACTATCTGA
- a CDS encoding DNA-3-methyladenine glycosylase family protein produces MTVNKEVVLIEEIAPEYWEQACGELMKHDRILKKLIPKYGSGFLVTRGDAFTTLARAIVGQQISVAAAQAVWDRVLTASKKKVNPKNILELTVEELRAAGLSGRKVEYIRDLADHFASGRLHASQWKDMDDESVIKELSSIRGVGRWTAEMFLIFNMVRPNILPLDDVGLIKAISLNYFSGEPVSRHEAREVAANWAPWRTVATWYMWRSIDPIPVEY; encoded by the coding sequence GTGACAGTTAATAAAGAAGTGGTCTTAATAGAAGAGATAGCCCCTGAATATTGGGAGCAAGCTTGTGGCGAACTCATGAAGCATGATCGCATTCTCAAAAAATTGATTCCAAAATATGGCTCGGGTTTTTTGGTGACACGTGGCGATGCATTTACGACTTTAGCCAGGGCAATTGTTGGCCAGCAAATTTCTGTTGCTGCTGCACAAGCGGTTTGGGATCGTGTTCTTACTGCTAGTAAGAAAAAAGTAAATCCTAAAAATATCCTAGAACTGACTGTTGAAGAATTACGGGCAGCCGGTTTGTCTGGGCGTAAGGTGGAATACATCCGAGATTTAGCGGATCACTTTGCTTCGGGAAGGCTTCATGCCAGCCAATGGAAGGATATGGACGATGAGAGCGTTATTAAGGAATTAAGCTCAATTCGGGGGGTTGGACGCTGGACAGCCGAAATGTTCCTTATTTTTAATATGGTTCGCCCTAATATCCTCCCTCTTGATGATGTTGGTCTAATTAAGGCTATTTCCCTTAATTACTTCAGCGGAGAGCCTGTGAGCCGCCATGAGGCTAGGGAAGTGGCCGCAAATTGGGCTCCTTGGCGCACGGTTGCGACCTGGTATATGTGGAGAAGTATCGACCCCATCCCGGTTGAATATTAA
- a CDS encoding metallophosphoesterase: MKLHVLSDLHLEFADFTPVSNTADVIVLAGDIGLRAEGVTWARKSFPDQEIIYVAGNHEFYGSQRSHVIEDIQNTCAENGIHFLDDDGIELHDPQSNTPVRFLGATLWTDFLLFGEDLKSKCLSYGELYLNDFRRIRDGGRNFSPKKSIQLHEKSLAWLQKELENPFDGKTVVVTHHLPSMISVAQRYKPDLLSACFASELAHLFGKMSLWIHGHTHDSCDYQTNGTRVVCNPRGYVRSNHAENPAFNPSLIIEI, from the coding sequence ATGAAACTTCATGTACTGAGTGATTTGCATCTAGAGTTTGCTGACTTTACCCCCGTATCAAATACAGCAGATGTCATTGTCCTGGCGGGTGATATCGGCCTTCGCGCGGAAGGTGTAACTTGGGCCAGGAAATCTTTTCCGGATCAAGAAATTATTTATGTGGCTGGCAACCATGAATTCTATGGCTCTCAGCGTTCTCATGTCATTGAGGACATCCAAAATACATGCGCAGAAAACGGCATTCATTTCCTAGATGACGATGGGATTGAGCTTCATGATCCCCAATCAAATACTCCCGTCCGTTTTTTAGGGGCTACGTTATGGACGGACTTTTTATTATTTGGCGAAGATCTTAAATCTAAATGCTTATCGTATGGCGAGCTTTACTTAAATGACTTCAGAAGAATCCGTGACGGAGGCAGAAATTTTTCTCCAAAAAAGTCTATCCAATTGCATGAAAAGTCACTGGCTTGGCTGCAAAAAGAATTAGAGAATCCGTTTGATGGCAAGACGGTAGTGGTTACCCATCACCTACCTTCAATGATATCGGTTGCACAGCGCTATAAGCCCGATCTACTATCCGCCTGTTTTGCCTCCGAGTTAGCGCATCTCTTTGGAAAGATGTCTTTATGGATTCATGGGCATACGCATGATTCCTGTGATTATCAAACGAATGGCACTAGAGTGGTTTGTAATCCTCGCGGTTATGTGCGATCTAACCATGCTGAGAACCCAGCATTTAATCCATCTTTAATAATTGAAATCTAG
- a CDS encoding acetyl-CoA carboxylase carboxyltransferase subunit alpha, translated as MKTTFLDFEQQIAELESKIEELRFVQDESSVDISDEIKTLSEKSLQLTKDIYANLTPWQVSQVARHPQRPYTLDYVGGLFTDFHELHGDRTFADDQSIIGGLARFDSQPCMVIGHQKGRDTKERALRNFGMSRPEGYRKAMRLMRLAEKFSIPVFTFVDTPGAFPGIDAEERNQSEAIGRNLYVQAELTVPIIATIIGEGGSGGALAIAMGDVVLMLQNSTYSVISPEGCASILWKTADKASEAAEQLGLTAQRIKALGLIDKIVAEPIGGAHRDYDVMMANMRKALSDSLKTFDGMKEDALLERRHERLMSYGKFKEITVKA; from the coding sequence ATGAAAACGACTTTCCTGGATTTTGAGCAACAAATCGCTGAATTAGAGTCAAAGATTGAAGAATTGCGTTTTGTGCAAGATGAGTCATCGGTAGATATTTCTGATGAGATCAAAACGCTTTCTGAAAAGAGTTTGCAACTCACTAAAGATATCTATGCCAATTTAACGCCATGGCAGGTATCTCAAGTAGCGCGTCATCCACAACGTCCTTATACATTGGACTATGTTGGCGGATTATTCACGGACTTCCATGAGCTGCATGGAGATCGAACATTTGCCGATGACCAATCCATTATTGGTGGACTAGCACGCTTCGATAGCCAACCTTGTATGGTGATTGGCCACCAAAAGGGTCGTGATACTAAAGAGCGCGCACTGCGTAACTTTGGTATGAGCCGACCTGAGGGATATCGCAAGGCAATGCGCCTAATGCGTCTAGCTGAAAAATTCTCTATCCCAGTATTTACTTTTGTAGATACACCGGGCGCATTCCCTGGTATCGATGCAGAAGAGCGCAATCAATCGGAAGCGATTGGGCGCAACTTGTATGTTCAAGCGGAGCTCACAGTGCCTATCATTGCCACCATCATTGGTGAGGGTGGTTCAGGCGGTGCTCTAGCTATTGCAATGGGTGATGTGGTCTTGATGTTACAGAACTCTACTTACTCAGTAATTTCACCAGAAGGTTGCGCATCTATCCTTTGGAAAACTGCTGATAAAGCATCAGAAGCTGCTGAGCAGTTGGGCCTAACCGCACAACGCATTAAGGCTCTAGGTTTAATTGACAAGATTGTGGCCGAGCCTATTGGTGGCGCTCATCGTGATTACGATGTGATGATGGCCAATATGCGTAAGGCACTTTCTGATTCACTCAAAACTTTCGATGGCATGAAAGAAGATGCATTACTTGAGCGTCGCCATGAGCGTCTAATGAGTTATGGCAAGTTCAAGGAAATCACAGTCAAAGCTTAA
- a CDS encoding type II toxin-antitoxin system HipA family toxin, with the protein MANTTKDLFVFANLDGEFVPAGQLQVDEEGSRLIASSFAYGLRYLDRSNAQEVDPVALSLRNKREIKGKRLVPPNGLEAFGGIRDAAPDSWGRRVIEARLKVPANSLPESTYLLEAGSDRVGALDIRSSLDQEECPAHESIHNLSYVLEGAQKIEAGLPVSEALSRILIVGSGLGGMRPKASVRDDENILWMAKFPGNNDGALDVPSIEYATLKLAQLAGLNVAQTQLEQVGKKKVLMVKRFDRSWTAFARPVEIRHHVVSALTLVACHESESNTKSYMDIADTIRRYCVVQTVKADIEELYARMIFNIFVSNDDDHLRNHAFLWNHKLKGWSLSPLYDVMPHAVIASERYQHLGVGPQGKLATLDNAYGAKERFGLSAQQASSIIDRVWRVTRQWKTHFESLGIVADQIEGISLAFRRIDDICSPELIKTLAKN; encoded by the coding sequence ATGGCCAATACCACTAAGGATCTTTTTGTCTTTGCCAATCTTGATGGTGAATTTGTACCAGCAGGACAACTGCAAGTAGATGAGGAAGGCTCAAGACTTATTGCCTCATCATTTGCTTATGGCTTGCGTTACTTAGATAGGAGCAACGCACAAGAAGTGGATCCAGTCGCCCTTAGTCTTAGGAATAAAAGAGAGATCAAAGGCAAACGCCTCGTTCCACCTAATGGCTTAGAGGCCTTTGGTGGAATTCGGGATGCTGCTCCTGATTCCTGGGGAAGAAGAGTGATTGAAGCTAGGCTTAAGGTTCCAGCCAATAGCCTTCCAGAATCAACCTATCTACTCGAAGCAGGTAGTGATCGTGTTGGGGCTTTAGACATTCGATCTTCTTTAGATCAAGAGGAGTGCCCTGCTCACGAAAGTATACACAATCTGTCATACGTACTCGAGGGTGCGCAAAAGATTGAGGCGGGCTTGCCAGTATCAGAAGCACTATCCAGAATTTTGATTGTGGGTAGCGGTCTTGGGGGCATGCGCCCTAAGGCAAGCGTGCGCGATGATGAAAACATTTTATGGATGGCTAAGTTTCCAGGCAACAATGATGGCGCTTTAGATGTGCCGAGCATTGAATACGCCACACTCAAACTTGCGCAGTTAGCCGGTCTTAATGTAGCGCAAACTCAATTAGAACAAGTTGGCAAGAAAAAAGTGTTGATGGTCAAACGCTTTGATCGCTCTTGGACTGCTTTTGCTCGGCCAGTAGAAATTCGTCATCATGTCGTTAGCGCCCTCACCTTAGTTGCCTGTCACGAATCAGAATCCAACACAAAAAGCTATATGGATATTGCGGATACCATCCGCAGATATTGCGTGGTTCAAACAGTCAAAGCTGATATTGAAGAACTATATGCACGCATGATCTTTAATATTTTTGTTAGTAACGATGATGATCATCTACGCAATCATGCATTCTTATGGAATCATAAGCTTAAAGGCTGGAGTCTAAGTCCACTCTATGATGTGATGCCTCATGCGGTCATTGCAAGTGAGCGTTATCAACATCTAGGCGTTGGACCTCAAGGTAAATTGGCCACGCTCGATAATGCCTACGGTGCTAAAGAGCGCTTCGGCCTATCTGCGCAGCAAGCAAGCTCCATTATCGATCGCGTATGGCGAGTAACCAGGCAATGGAAAACGCACTTTGAAAGCCTTGGAATTGTTGCAGATCAAATCGAAGGAATCTCTCTAGCCTTTAGGCGTATCGATGATATTTGCAGCCCTGAATTAATCAAGACCCTAGCCAAAAACTAA
- a CDS encoding aspartate kinase — protein MALIVHKYGGTSMGSVERIANVAKRVAKWMRAGHQVVVVPSAMSGETNRLLGLAKEINPEAKPRELDQIASTGEQVSSGLLALALMREGIDAVSYAGWQVTVHTDSAFTKARIKSIDDQKILNDLNAGRAVVVTGFQGVDPDGNITTLGRGGSDTSAVAMAAALKADECLIYTDVDGVYTTDPRVCEDARRLDKITFEEMLEMASLGSKVLQIRSVEFAGKYKVKTRVLSSLTDPLMPLDQEMKSGTLITFEEDSTMEAAVISGIAFARDEAKITVLGVPDRPGIAYQILGPIADANIDVDIIIQNQSVEGKTDFTFTVPRADYQKALDILRNNVQAHIEAKEISGDPKVSKVSVVGVGMRSHVGIASKMFRTLSEEGINIVMISTSEIKISVVIDEKYMELAVRALHKAFELDQK, from the coding sequence ATGGCTCTTATCGTTCATAAATATGGCGGCACCTCAATGGGCTCGGTTGAGCGCATTGCAAATGTCGCTAAACGCGTAGCCAAATGGATGCGTGCTGGCCACCAAGTGGTGGTTGTACCTTCTGCTATGTCAGGCGAAACAAATCGCTTACTAGGCTTAGCAAAAGAAATTAATCCTGAAGCAAAACCGCGCGAGTTAGATCAAATTGCTTCTACTGGTGAGCAGGTCAGCTCTGGTTTATTGGCTCTTGCCTTGATGCGCGAAGGTATTGATGCGGTGAGTTATGCAGGATGGCAGGTAACCGTTCACACTGATTCAGCATTTACAAAAGCGCGCATTAAAAGCATTGATGATCAAAAAATTCTGAATGATTTGAACGCTGGTCGTGCGGTAGTAGTGACTGGCTTTCAGGGCGTTGACCCAGATGGCAACATTACGACTTTAGGTCGCGGTGGTTCAGATACGTCGGCTGTAGCAATGGCCGCAGCCCTCAAGGCTGATGAATGCCTCATCTATACGGACGTAGATGGTGTTTACACCACTGACCCCCGTGTTTGTGAAGATGCACGTCGTTTAGATAAGATTACCTTCGAAGAGATGCTGGAAATGGCCAGCCTAGGTTCCAAGGTGTTGCAAATTCGTTCAGTAGAGTTTGCTGGTAAGTACAAAGTTAAAACCCGTGTTCTGTCTTCTTTGACAGATCCGTTGATGCCCCTTGATCAAGAGATGAAGTCGGGCACCTTGATTACATTTGAAGAGGACAGCACTATGGAAGCCGCCGTTATTTCTGGCATCGCCTTTGCGCGTGATGAAGCCAAAATTACCGTTTTGGGAGTTCCTGATCGCCCAGGTATTGCTTATCAAATCTTGGGTCCGATCGCTGATGCGAATATTGATGTGGACATCATTATTCAAAACCAATCCGTAGAAGGTAAAACGGACTTTACCTTTACAGTGCCTCGCGCTGACTATCAAAAAGCTTTGGATATTCTCAGAAACAATGTGCAAGCCCACATCGAAGCAAAAGAAATTTCTGGAGATCCAAAAGTTTCTAAGGTTTCAGTTGTTGGCGTTGGTATGCGTTCGCATGTTGGCATCGCTAGCAAAATGTTCCGTACCTTGTCAGAAGAGGGTATCAATATCGTGATGATCTCCACGAGTGAAATCAAGATTTCCGTTGTGATTGATGAGAAGTACATGGAATTGGCGGTACGTGCCTTACATAAGGCTTTTGAGCTAGATCAGAAGTAA
- the tilS gene encoding tRNA lysidine(34) synthetase TilS, producing MASSRKSQSKLKSQKRIAVALSGGLDSVVLLDTVCKAQTTYKDSPTEIWAFHIHHGLQKPADDWLIFCEKLAKKYKIGFDFRLLHLAQDTDQGNVEARARAGRYEALAELCVEYGIGDLLLAHHQNDQAETVLLQLLRGAGVAGLSGMPHERELTHDQSRITLWRPLLNQSRAELEVYAKANKLKWIEDPSNQKTQFRRNAIRKQIIPRLEKIQPAAVANLARSANLMSEAQALLDRLAKEDGKSILLKDGVAIKPLLILAQSDLGAANNVVRYWLKTHQLGMPSQERLQAWWLDLQNTRQDAQLEWLHDGVSLRVWRGHLQAITKTSGRWIFQAIPSKSQRLGLAAAWVKNAQENGRVEFRMRSGSEKIQIKPNSPRKTLKNLFQESDIPPWQRQAPLLYIEGDLIAVAGIGPSHPHLVNSGARVWPEWQESALPLQNPVK from the coding sequence ATGGCAAGTTCAAGGAAATCACAGTCAAAGCTTAAGTCGCAAAAACGAATTGCGGTCGCCCTCAGTGGTGGCCTCGATTCGGTTGTATTGCTCGACACTGTTTGCAAAGCGCAAACAACATACAAAGACTCTCCCACAGAAATCTGGGCTTTTCATATTCATCATGGTTTGCAAAAGCCGGCGGATGATTGGCTTATCTTTTGCGAAAAGCTCGCAAAAAAATACAAGATTGGTTTTGACTTTCGCTTGCTACACCTCGCTCAAGATACAGATCAGGGTAATGTAGAGGCGAGAGCAAGGGCTGGGCGTTATGAGGCTTTAGCAGAGCTCTGTGTTGAGTATGGTATTGGGGATTTACTATTGGCGCACCATCAAAACGATCAAGCAGAAACAGTGTTGCTGCAATTGTTACGGGGTGCTGGCGTAGCCGGCTTATCTGGCATGCCTCATGAGCGCGAGCTTACTCATGATCAAAGCCGCATTACGCTTTGGCGCCCTTTACTGAATCAAAGCAGGGCTGAGTTAGAGGTCTATGCAAAGGCAAATAAGCTTAAATGGATTGAAGATCCGAGCAATCAGAAGACTCAATTTCGTCGTAATGCAATTCGTAAGCAGATTATTCCTCGCTTAGAAAAAATTCAGCCAGCAGCAGTTGCTAATTTAGCGCGTAGTGCAAACCTCATGAGTGAAGCGCAAGCTTTGTTAGACCGACTCGCTAAAGAGGACGGTAAATCAATACTACTTAAAGATGGCGTAGCGATAAAGCCATTACTCATTTTGGCTCAGTCGGATCTGGGAGCAGCCAATAATGTTGTGCGTTATTGGCTAAAAACACATCAGTTGGGTATGCCTTCACAAGAACGCTTGCAAGCATGGTGGCTTGATTTACAAAATACAAGGCAAGATGCTCAGCTTGAGTGGCTTCATGATGGAGTGAGTCTGAGAGTATGGCGTGGCCACTTACAGGCCATCACCAAGACTTCTGGACGGTGGATTTTTCAAGCCATTCCTAGCAAAAGTCAAAGACTAGGCTTAGCTGCCGCATGGGTAAAAAATGCCCAAGAAAATGGACGGGTGGAGTTCCGCATGCGGTCTGGTTCAGAAAAAATCCAAATCAAACCCAATAGTCCACGCAAAACCCTCAAAAACCTGTTCCAGGAGAGCGATATCCCGCCTTGGCAGCGTCAGGCACCTTTGCTCTATATCGAGGGCGATCTCATTGCTGTGGCTGGTATTGGCCCCAGCCATCCCCATCTAGTCAATTCTGGCGCGCGAGTTTGGCCGGAGTGGCAAGAGAGTGCTTTGCCGTTACAAAACCCTGTAAAATAA
- a CDS encoding helix-turn-helix domain-containing protein, producing the protein MRVDQELTLASKQLGQSAEIAQCLVSLRLARRVRQGEAAVRAGLSRATAQRIEKGDPGVAIGALLRYLDAIAPGMNLLQLLSGDDPAIIALERRSRPQRVRDLSAAEMKALDF; encoded by the coding sequence ATGCGCGTAGATCAAGAACTGACCCTAGCATCAAAGCAACTTGGCCAATCCGCTGAAATAGCGCAATGCCTTGTTTCTTTGCGTCTTGCGCGTCGTGTTCGCCAAGGTGAAGCAGCAGTCCGTGCCGGCCTATCTCGCGCTACTGCACAGCGCATTGAAAAGGGTGATCCTGGTGTAGCCATTGGCGCGCTCTTGCGTTACTTAGATGCAATTGCTCCAGGCATGAACTTATTGCAACTATTAAGCGGAGATGATCCTGCGATCATTGCTTTAGAGCGTCGCTCACGTCCACAACGCGTGCGTGATTTAAGTGCAGCGGAAATGAAAGCGCTTGATTTCTGA